The Chitinophaga sp. H8 genome contains a region encoding:
- a CDS encoding DUF2938 domain-containing protein, whose protein sequence is MNTYLELIVFSLAIGTGATIVMDIYAIINKRFFNVPSLDYGLLGRWIGHFKKGLFSHTTIIQAGKIPHERAIGWMTHYLIGITFAFLLLLIWGTGWAYKPTFGPAIAIGLLTTIAPWFMMQPAFGFGIAASKTPNPKQARWRSLKAHTIYGVGLYLAAWVLSRIIS, encoded by the coding sequence ATGAACACATATCTGGAATTGATTGTTTTTTCATTAGCCATTGGCACAGGCGCCACTATTGTGATGGATATTTATGCAATTATTAACAAGCGCTTTTTTAATGTTCCGTCTTTGGATTATGGATTGTTGGGACGCTGGATCGGACATTTTAAAAAAGGTTTATTTTCCCATACCACGATTATTCAGGCCGGGAAGATTCCGCACGAACGTGCTATTGGATGGATGACACATTACCTTATCGGGATTACTTTTGCTTTTTTGCTCTTGCTGATCTGGGGAACTGGCTGGGCATATAAACCCACCTTTGGACCAGCCATTGCCATTGGGCTGTTGACAACCATCGCGCCATGGTTTATGATGCAGCCGGCATTCGGATTTGGTATCGCAGCATCCAAAACCCCTAATCCTAAACAGGCAAGATGGAGGAGCCTGAAAGCGCACACTATATATGGAGTAGGGTTGTACCTGGCAGCATGGGTGCTCAGTAGGATCATTTCATAG
- a CDS encoding tagaturonate reductase, translated as MKLSQKILTQVRGNVHVPAQAHLQLPEKVLQFGTGVLLRGLPDYFIDKANKAGLFNGRVVVVKSTGGGAADFDGQDNLYTLCIRGVAGGEQVTENWINAAISRVLSAGEHWQQILACAHSAAMEVVISNTTEVGITLSDDDIFAAPPASFPGKLLAFLYERFRHFKGDAEKGMVIIPAELIPDNGTKLKEIVLELATRNKLEAAFITWLNTANHFCNSLVDRIVPGRLPAEEQANVEKELGYTDGLMIMAEAYRLWAIETDSEKVKAVLSFNEADEGVVIVPDINLFRELKLRLLNGSHTLSCGLAVLAGFDTVKDAMDDPEMEGYIRALLRQELVPAITDLYIREETAMTFAEAVLDRFRNPYIAHRWLAITMQYTSKMKMRDVPVLLKHYQRTQEVPRLIALGFAAHLLFMRSRKDTSGQYTGEVNGQTYLIQDDFAAWYHDKWQRLEPAVLVKEVLGDTAVWGTDLTAVKGFAHTVTVLLGDMLREGARAMLSGSLRDSSMPL; from the coding sequence AGGCACACTTGCAGCTGCCGGAAAAGGTATTGCAGTTTGGCACTGGTGTATTGCTACGGGGATTACCTGACTATTTTATAGATAAGGCTAATAAAGCAGGTTTATTCAATGGCAGGGTGGTAGTGGTGAAATCTACCGGTGGTGGTGCTGCGGATTTTGACGGGCAGGACAATTTGTATACCCTGTGCATCCGTGGTGTTGCAGGTGGGGAGCAGGTAACAGAAAACTGGATCAATGCAGCTATCAGCAGGGTATTGTCTGCCGGAGAACATTGGCAACAAATCCTTGCCTGTGCGCATAGTGCAGCAATGGAAGTGGTGATCTCTAACACGACAGAGGTAGGGATTACCCTGAGTGATGATGATATTTTTGCAGCGCCGCCCGCCTCTTTTCCAGGTAAGCTGCTGGCATTTCTGTATGAGCGTTTCCGGCACTTTAAAGGAGATGCTGAAAAAGGCATGGTAATTATCCCCGCGGAGCTGATTCCTGACAACGGTACCAAACTGAAGGAAATAGTGCTGGAGCTGGCTACCCGTAATAAACTGGAAGCTGCTTTCATTACCTGGCTGAATACGGCCAATCATTTCTGTAATTCGCTGGTAGACCGTATTGTGCCAGGCAGGCTTCCTGCTGAGGAGCAGGCCAATGTTGAAAAAGAGCTGGGATATACGGATGGGTTGATGATCATGGCGGAGGCTTATCGCCTGTGGGCCATTGAAACAGACAGTGAAAAGGTGAAGGCGGTATTGTCATTCAATGAGGCTGATGAAGGCGTAGTGATCGTGCCGGATATCAATTTATTCCGGGAGCTGAAATTGCGCTTGTTGAACGGATCGCATACGCTGAGCTGCGGACTCGCAGTATTGGCAGGATTTGATACGGTGAAAGATGCGATGGACGATCCGGAGATGGAGGGATATATCCGTGCATTGCTCCGGCAGGAGCTGGTACCTGCTATTACCGACCTGTATATACGGGAAGAAACTGCGATGACATTTGCGGAAGCAGTGCTTGACCGTTTCCGTAATCCGTATATTGCCCACCGTTGGCTGGCCATTACGATGCAGTATACTTCCAAAATGAAAATGCGGGATGTACCTGTTTTACTGAAGCATTACCAGCGTACTCAGGAAGTGCCCCGGTTAATAGCCTTAGGGTTTGCTGCGCACCTGTTATTTATGCGCAGCCGTAAGGATACCAGCGGACAATATACCGGTGAGGTCAATGGCCAGACATACCTGATACAGGATGATTTCGCAGCCTGGTACCATGATAAATGGCAAAGGCTGGAACCAGCAGTACTGGTAAAAGAAGTACTTGGTGATACTGCCGTATGGGGAACTGATCTGACAGCCGTTAAAGGATTTGCCCATACCGTGACGGTATTGCTGGGTGATATGTTGAGGGAAGGGGCGCGTGCTATGCTTTCAGGCTCTTTACGGGATTCATCAATGCCGCTTTGA
- a CDS encoding ABC transporter permease: MLGNYFKIAWRNLIRNKAFSAINILGLASGLACSLLVILWIQDERSMDRFHANDAQLYQVYEINHYDGKIEGTYLTQGLLANELKRMVPEVTYASSMESSFPRIFSANGQLFKVEGAYVGEDFLKMFSYPLLQGTPATALNVPGGIAISRKMAAQFFGSPERAIGQTIRYENKEDLTVTAIFENVPAYSSQQFDFLRNWQDYTKANSWVSNWGSANPATYLQLHQGTDPAKVAAKIKGFLASYKSQHKEAFTELGLQPFPEKYLHATFQNGKIDGGRIAYVHLFSLVAVFILLIACINFMNLATAGATQRAKEVGVRKVVGAVRRTLMLQFVCEAILLTLCSVMIAIALVVLLLPAFNTLTGKQLLLPTTQPAFWALLLGLMVITGLVAGSYPAFFLSSLNPVKVLKGNLKFSTGATFFRKSLVVFQFALSAILIVGMIIIYQQLDYVQTKNLGYNRENLLYIPMEGGLINKYDLLKEEAGKLPGIVSISKMRETPTVISHSRGDIGWVGKDPSQEVLFSDAVVGYDFVKTLDLRLLAGRDFSREFGADSANYILNETAVKKIGYTDPIGKPFIWGTDKGEIIGVLKDFHFSSMHDAIEPLFIRLDTSPKWGTLLVRTTAGKTQTTLAALEKLCKTINPGIPFSYQFSDQEYTKLYKNEQVVSKLANYFAFLAIFISCLGLFGLAMFTAAQRTKEIGVRKTLGASVPNIILLLSTDFLKPVAMALLIAFPIAWYTMNRWLQGFVYKTEIAWWVFVLAGLLTIGIAILTVGFQSIKAALMNPVKSLKA; this comes from the coding sequence ATGTTGGGTAACTATTTTAAAATAGCATGGCGGAATCTGATCCGTAACAAAGCCTTTTCGGCGATCAATATACTCGGGCTGGCATCCGGACTGGCTTGCAGCCTCCTGGTGATCCTTTGGATACAGGATGAACGCAGTATGGACCGCTTTCATGCAAACGATGCACAACTCTACCAGGTATATGAAATCAATCATTATGATGGTAAGATCGAAGGCACTTACCTTACACAAGGCCTGTTGGCCAATGAATTAAAAAGAATGGTCCCGGAAGTAACATATGCCAGCAGTATGGAAAGCTCCTTTCCCCGTATCTTTTCAGCAAACGGGCAATTGTTTAAGGTGGAAGGGGCCTACGTGGGGGAAGACTTCCTGAAGATGTTCAGTTATCCATTGTTACAAGGTACGCCCGCAACCGCTTTGAACGTACCCGGAGGTATTGCTATTTCCCGTAAAATGGCAGCACAATTCTTTGGTAGTCCGGAAAGAGCGATTGGACAAACTATCCGGTATGAAAACAAAGAAGACCTTACTGTAACAGCAATTTTTGAAAATGTACCAGCCTATTCTTCCCAACAATTTGATTTTCTGAGAAACTGGCAGGACTACACAAAGGCGAATAGCTGGGTAAGTAACTGGGGGAGCGCAAACCCTGCTACCTATCTGCAATTGCACCAGGGTACAGATCCTGCTAAAGTAGCGGCCAAGATCAAAGGCTTTCTTGCCAGCTATAAGTCCCAACATAAGGAAGCATTTACCGAATTGGGCCTACAACCCTTTCCTGAAAAATATCTTCATGCTACTTTTCAAAACGGGAAGATCGATGGTGGCCGTATAGCATACGTACATCTCTTTAGCCTGGTAGCTGTTTTCATCCTGCTGATAGCCTGTATTAATTTTATGAACCTGGCCACTGCGGGAGCTACCCAGCGGGCTAAGGAAGTAGGCGTAAGAAAAGTAGTAGGCGCCGTACGTCGTACGCTGATGTTGCAGTTTGTATGTGAAGCGATCCTGCTCACACTCTGTTCCGTAATGATTGCAATAGCACTGGTAGTATTACTGCTGCCGGCATTTAATACACTCACCGGCAAACAGCTGCTGTTACCCACCACCCAACCTGCTTTCTGGGCCCTCCTGCTGGGGCTGATGGTTATCACCGGATTGGTGGCAGGCAGTTATCCTGCGTTTTTTCTTTCATCTCTCAATCCGGTCAAAGTATTAAAAGGCAACCTGAAATTCAGTACCGGGGCAACATTTTTCCGTAAGAGCCTGGTGGTATTCCAGTTTGCTTTGTCTGCCATACTGATCGTAGGCATGATAATCATTTACCAACAGCTGGATTATGTACAAACTAAAAACCTCGGCTATAACCGGGAAAACCTGCTTTATATTCCAATGGAAGGCGGGCTGATCAACAAATACGACCTGCTGAAAGAAGAAGCCGGCAAGCTGCCTGGCATCGTGTCCATTTCAAAAATGCGTGAAACGCCTACAGTGATCAGTCATTCAAGAGGTGATATTGGCTGGGTAGGTAAAGACCCCAGCCAGGAAGTGCTTTTTTCTGATGCGGTGGTGGGCTATGATTTTGTAAAAACCCTGGACCTCAGATTACTGGCAGGGCGTGATTTCTCCCGCGAATTTGGGGCCGATTCTGCCAACTATATTTTAAATGAAACAGCAGTTAAAAAGATAGGATATACGGACCCCATCGGTAAACCTTTCATCTGGGGTACCGACAAAGGTGAGATCATCGGGGTATTGAAAGATTTTCATTTCAGCTCTATGCACGATGCGATTGAACCATTATTTATCCGGCTGGATACCAGCCCTAAATGGGGTACTTTGCTGGTACGCACCACCGCTGGTAAAACACAGACAACGCTGGCGGCCCTGGAAAAGCTCTGTAAAACCATCAATCCGGGTATTCCCTTCTCTTACCAGTTTTCTGATCAGGAATATACCAAACTATACAAAAACGAGCAGGTAGTGAGCAAACTGGCTAATTACTTTGCATTCCTGGCTATCTTCATTTCTTGTCTTGGCTTATTTGGACTGGCCATGTTTACCGCAGCACAGCGTACCAAAGAAATAGGTGTACGCAAAACATTAGGTGCCTCTGTGCCCAATATCATTTTACTGTTATCTACTGATTTCCTGAAGCCAGTAGCTATGGCCTTACTGATCGCTTTTCCAATAGCCTGGTATACGATGAACCGGTGGCTCCAGGGCTTCGTCTATAAAACAGAGATCGCATGGTGGGTATTTGTGCTGGCAGGCTTGCTAACGATTGGCATCGCCATCCTTACCGTAGGTTTTCAAAGTATCAAAGCGGCATTGATGAATCCCGTAAAGAGCCTGAAAGCATAG
- a CDS encoding outer membrane beta-barrel family protein: MEKRVIVWHDSINAPAENDRIRNVFAVTRIIPVMVLVLLLSSLGVIAQEQQGGTIRGKLVTADGKPVEFATVALLRNADSAVVKGTISNPDGSFVLQEVAHGTYYINASFMGYQPLRTAVFILSAKNNEVQLDTLRLLSNEKMLGAVTVTARKPLLEQRADRTILNIENSILSEGNTALELLQKAPGVTVAENGSISLKGKPGVNVMLNGKLTYLSQQELTHLLRGTTSNSVSKIEIIPNPPAKYDAAGTAGIINIVLKKSEKSGLNGNVYTNYARSRANRYGAGMSLNYGGEKANVYGSYNHAFRGEVEYLDYIRRFRNEGHTGAPDRTSYSKTATDEPLYTNNFKAGADYHVNAKNTIGVLLNGNVGKYNNNSVTNNRLVNTAEKLIYDAASNSNSEQRWTNLSYNLNYLHKFDKPGQEISFDLDHTYNDFKGKQYLATRYKDEEGQEPLPFSSRKGDIPSLTKVYVAKVDYTQPFWRDGKFETGWKSSYVTVNNDLKYDTLRNEQWVPDANTSNHFKYKESIHAGYLNFSKEVDGWSLQAGVRGEYTRTTGHQVTTDSLVKRDYLQIFPSLAVSKTLRGDQKLQFSYSRRVERPDYDELNPFRVFRDPYLYYEGNPFLQPQLTDAVELSHVLHDKLTSSIYYSNTSKVVNWVMGQDNTTNTSYEQPQNLKSMVNYGVSLTASMPFTKWWSANYFFNLFHTVYKGNEQNEHLFNEITGYSFNLQNAFQFGKGFSGELSGYYESKGIYGMFVTEPIYVVSLGAQKQLFNKKYTAKIMVNDLFQTDQWKQRMLYDNIDMNGHVRFDSRKITVSLSYRFGSNKTTVRERKSGSEDINSRVKSGG, from the coding sequence ATGGAAAAAAGAGTAATAGTCTGGCATGACAGTATCAACGCACCGGCAGAAAACGACCGCATCCGTAATGTTTTTGCTGTCACCAGGATCATTCCAGTGATGGTCCTGGTGTTGCTTTTGAGCAGTCTGGGTGTTATCGCGCAGGAGCAACAGGGAGGTACTATCCGAGGTAAGCTGGTAACAGCGGATGGCAAACCGGTAGAATTTGCAACGGTGGCCTTACTCCGCAATGCAGATTCGGCTGTTGTAAAGGGTACAATAAGTAATCCGGACGGGAGTTTCGTATTACAGGAGGTAGCACATGGTACTTATTATATCAACGCCAGCTTTATGGGGTACCAACCGCTGCGCACAGCTGTATTTATCTTGTCGGCTAAGAATAATGAGGTGCAGTTGGATACCCTCCGTTTGCTGTCGAACGAAAAGATGCTGGGTGCCGTAACGGTAACTGCACGGAAACCTTTGCTGGAACAACGAGCCGACCGTACCATCCTGAATATTGAAAACAGTATCCTTTCAGAAGGCAATACCGCGCTGGAATTGCTGCAGAAAGCACCTGGGGTAACAGTAGCTGAAAATGGCAGTATTTCCCTGAAAGGAAAACCTGGTGTGAATGTGATGCTGAACGGAAAGCTGACTTACCTGTCTCAACAGGAGCTGACCCATTTACTGAGGGGCACTACTTCCAATTCCGTATCAAAAATAGAGATTATTCCCAACCCACCTGCTAAGTATGATGCAGCAGGCACAGCAGGTATCATAAACATTGTACTGAAGAAAAGTGAAAAAAGCGGCCTGAACGGCAATGTTTATACCAATTATGCCCGTAGCAGGGCCAACCGTTATGGGGCGGGTATGAGCCTTAATTATGGAGGAGAAAAGGCCAATGTATATGGTAGTTATAACCATGCCTTCCGGGGTGAGGTAGAATACCTGGATTATATCCGCCGTTTTCGCAATGAGGGGCATACTGGCGCACCGGACAGGACTTCGTACTCTAAAACAGCTACGGATGAGCCATTGTATACCAATAACTTTAAAGCAGGGGCCGATTACCATGTAAACGCCAAAAATACGATTGGGGTGCTACTGAATGGCAATGTGGGTAAATACAATAATAATAGCGTCACCAATAACCGCCTGGTAAATACAGCAGAAAAACTGATTTATGATGCTGCCAGTAACAGCAATAGTGAACAGCGGTGGACCAATCTATCCTATAATCTGAACTACCTGCATAAGTTTGATAAACCAGGACAGGAAATTTCTTTTGACCTGGATCATACTTATAACGATTTTAAAGGAAAACAATACCTGGCCACCAGGTATAAGGATGAGGAAGGACAGGAGCCTTTACCATTTTCATCCCGCAAAGGCGATATCCCTTCGCTTACTAAAGTATATGTAGCCAAGGTAGATTATACGCAGCCTTTTTGGAGGGATGGAAAATTTGAAACAGGCTGGAAGAGTAGCTATGTAACCGTAAATAATGATCTCAAATACGATACCCTGCGAAATGAGCAATGGGTACCAGATGCCAATACTAGTAATCACTTTAAATATAAAGAGAGCATCCATGCGGGTTATCTGAATTTTAGCAAGGAAGTGGACGGGTGGAGTTTACAGGCAGGGGTGCGTGGAGAATATACCCGCACTACCGGCCATCAGGTTACGACAGACTCCCTGGTAAAGCGGGATTACCTGCAGATATTTCCTAGTCTGGCAGTATCGAAAACATTGCGTGGAGACCAGAAATTGCAGTTTTCGTACAGCCGAAGGGTAGAGCGCCCTGATTATGATGAGTTGAATCCATTTCGGGTGTTCCGCGATCCCTATCTGTATTATGAAGGGAATCCCTTCTTGCAGCCACAGTTGACAGATGCGGTTGAGCTCAGCCATGTGTTGCATGATAAATTAACTTCGAGTATCTATTACAGTAATACCAGCAAGGTAGTGAACTGGGTGATGGGGCAGGACAATACTACCAATACCAGTTACGAACAGCCACAGAATCTGAAGAGTATGGTGAATTATGGTGTAAGCCTGACCGCATCCATGCCGTTTACTAAATGGTGGTCTGCCAATTATTTCTTTAACCTGTTTCATACAGTATACAAAGGCAATGAACAGAACGAACATTTGTTTAACGAGATTACCGGATATAGCTTTAACCTGCAGAATGCCTTCCAGTTTGGTAAAGGATTTTCCGGAGAGCTAAGTGGCTATTATGAATCAAAGGGAATCTATGGGATGTTTGTAACGGAACCTATTTACGTAGTATCATTAGGTGCTCAGAAACAATTGTTCAACAAAAAGTACACCGCCAAGATCATGGTAAATGACCTTTTCCAGACAGATCAATGGAAGCAGCGTATGTTGTATGACAATATTGATATGAACGGGCATGTCCGGTTTGATAGCCGTAAGATCACCGTTTCTCTATCTTACCGTTTTGGCAGTAATAAAACTACGGTGCGGGAGCGCAAATCCGGCAGTGAGGATATCAATAGCCGGGTAAAAAGCGGGGGCTGA
- a CDS encoding helix-turn-helix domain-containing protein, protein MSLPAKIKEISDAQEFKQFYLEDSRYSYCEECSNVEYSHGNGFLEIVALEDLQKLHNKHIGHQARRKFYSIILLSAGEVTEVIGHQKYHFGPQSMYFIPENQLHAIESWSEDIKGILCMFDADYFLLCIKHQIKLNQFPFFQLDKAPYIKLSDRETQMMQHLFWKLSSEKCQKKTFNDDLLVRMFLNIILLEAERIYNSHTTAQPYNLSRKEQLVAQFQLLVNQHFLEKKQVNEYAGLLHVHPHYLNDVVRETTGFSASYFIQQQLIQEAKSHLLQTNATVSMIAAALNFEDDSYFGRFFKKLTGLTPLQYRKQHKHQ, encoded by the coding sequence ATGTCACTTCCTGCTAAAATAAAAGAGATCAGCGACGCACAGGAATTCAAGCAGTTTTATCTTGAGGATTCCCGCTATTCCTATTGTGAGGAGTGTAGCAATGTGGAATATTCGCATGGGAACGGATTCCTGGAAATTGTAGCTTTAGAGGATTTACAAAAGTTACATAACAAGCATATTGGGCACCAGGCACGCAGAAAGTTTTATAGCATTATTCTTTTGTCGGCAGGTGAGGTAACGGAAGTGATCGGGCATCAGAAATATCATTTTGGTCCGCAAAGCATGTATTTTATTCCTGAAAATCAGCTCCATGCTATTGAGTCCTGGAGTGAAGATATAAAGGGCATCCTCTGTATGTTTGATGCAGATTATTTTCTACTGTGTATCAAGCACCAGATCAAGCTTAACCAATTTCCCTTTTTTCAGTTGGATAAAGCCCCTTATATAAAATTATCTGACCGGGAAACTCAGATGATGCAACACCTGTTCTGGAAGCTCAGCAGTGAAAAGTGCCAGAAAAAGACTTTTAACGATGATTTACTGGTCAGAATGTTCCTTAATATTATCCTGCTGGAAGCTGAGCGGATTTATAATAGTCATACTACGGCGCAACCCTATAATCTTTCCCGGAAAGAGCAGTTGGTAGCGCAATTTCAATTGCTGGTAAACCAGCATTTTCTGGAAAAAAAACAGGTGAACGAATATGCAGGCCTGCTGCATGTACATCCCCATTATCTGAATGATGTGGTACGGGAAACTACCGGTTTTTCTGCCAGTTATTTTATACAGCAGCAGCTCATACAAGAAGCTAAATCCCATTTGCTGCAAACCAATGCCACTGTTTCTATGATCGCAGCTGCACTTAACTTTGAGGATGACTCCTACTTTGGCCGGTTTTTCAAGAAGCTGACCGGACTCACTCCCCTGCAATACCGGAAGCAGCACAAACATCAATAA
- a CDS encoding cytidine deaminase family protein, giving the protein MNNINLRAIAQKYAGGKRLNDFIEYGGVAAAIETITGNIYTGISIDTACSMGFCAEHSAVAEMLKHGECRIKAMVAVDEEGHAVPPCGRCRELISQLSKENLQTIVEVRDGVFVTLAEILPYDWKDDSGRDW; this is encoded by the coding sequence ATGAACAACATAAACCTGAGAGCAATTGCACAAAAATATGCAGGAGGAAAAAGGTTGAATGACTTTATTGAATATGGGGGTGTAGCAGCTGCTATTGAAACTATTACCGGCAATATTTATACAGGCATTAGTATTGATACCGCTTGTTCTATGGGGTTTTGTGCGGAGCATAGCGCCGTGGCGGAAATGCTGAAGCATGGAGAATGCCGGATAAAAGCTATGGTGGCAGTGGATGAAGAAGGACATGCCGTTCCGCCTTGTGGCAGATGCCGGGAGCTGATCAGTCAGCTTTCAAAGGAGAATCTGCAGACTATTGTTGAGGTCAGGGATGGCGTTTTCGTTACCTTAGCAGAGATATTACCATATGACTGGAAAGACGATTCAGGAAGAGACTGGTAA
- a CDS encoding GrpB family protein gives MKITFEQYHPFWKQVFDDLKKELAQEIGFLEPQIEHIGSTSVEGLSAKPIIDILVGVKNEEDLDLIPPVLMRKDYVYYEKYNKEMPYRRFFVKLKQPPQSLSLPVHIRPADTIPEELHNHALRVAHIHVMLLDTEHWIRHIAFRDYLRTHPEVKEEYQQLKEKLSIQEWKDGNEYNEAKDVFLKREEQKAINWYHQLPR, from the coding sequence ATGAAAATTACATTTGAGCAATATCATCCATTCTGGAAACAGGTATTTGATGACCTGAAAAAAGAGCTGGCGCAGGAGATAGGTTTTCTGGAGCCTCAGATCGAACATATTGGCAGTACCTCTGTGGAAGGTCTGTCGGCCAAACCCATAATAGATATCCTGGTAGGTGTTAAAAATGAGGAAGATCTGGATCTTATTCCCCCGGTGCTGATGAGAAAAGATTATGTGTATTATGAAAAGTACAATAAGGAGATGCCTTACCGCCGATTTTTTGTAAAATTAAAGCAACCTCCCCAAAGCTTGTCATTGCCGGTTCATATCAGGCCTGCTGATACTATTCCTGAAGAGTTGCATAATCATGCACTTCGGGTAGCGCATATTCATGTGATGCTATTGGATACTGAACATTGGATCCGTCATATCGCTTTCCGTGATTATCTTCGCACCCATCCGGAAGTCAAAGAGGAGTATCAGCAATTGAAAGAAAAATTAAGTATACAGGAGTGGAAAGACGGTAATGAATACAATGAAGCAAAGGATGTATTCCTGAAGAGAGAAGAACAAAAAGCGATCAACTGGTATCACCAATTGCCGCGTTGA
- a CDS encoding alpha/beta hydrolase — MIKYFSFAGLLLLAFGCHTTSDKPHTVATKATPGPTRLYAQAVGDSFSVFVSLPEDYHPQEKKSFPVVYLLDANLYFDIMATTIRKYAEVGLAPEVILVGIGYKDFPTMDSLRNRDDTYPQAIPEYEMSVSGGADKFLSFINNELVPYIDHTYQTDTTKRVLMGHSLGGYFTMYALEQSLSGKAHKLHNYIAASPSLHYNNYYLLHQLKTSTVRQPDNTKVYITYGGLENSNDPASITLDSLSAQLAAVFPKHANGGVTYKYDIYSSLDHMDTQLPTFIKGMQWVFAP; from the coding sequence ATGATAAAGTACTTTTCTTTTGCAGGATTATTGTTATTAGCCTTTGGCTGCCACACTACATCAGATAAGCCGCATACGGTTGCAACAAAGGCTACGCCTGGCCCTACGCGCCTATATGCACAGGCAGTGGGCGATTCCTTCTCGGTTTTTGTAAGTCTGCCGGAAGATTACCATCCGCAAGAGAAAAAAAGTTTTCCGGTAGTATACCTGCTGGATGCCAACTTATATTTCGATATCATGGCTACCACTATTCGTAAATATGCTGAAGTAGGTCTGGCGCCTGAAGTAATTCTGGTAGGCATTGGCTACAAGGATTTTCCGACTATGGATTCCCTGCGTAACCGGGATGATACCTATCCGCAGGCTATTCCGGAATATGAAATGTCTGTAAGCGGTGGGGCCGACAAGTTCCTATCATTCATCAATAATGAGCTGGTGCCCTATATCGATCATACTTATCAAACAGATACTACCAAACGTGTGTTGATGGGGCATTCATTAGGAGGGTATTTTACAATGTATGCCTTAGAGCAATCTTTATCAGGAAAAGCACATAAATTGCACAACTACATTGCTGCAAGTCCCTCTCTGCACTACAATAACTATTATCTGCTACATCAGCTAAAAACAAGTACTGTCCGGCAGCCGGACAATACCAAGGTATACATTACCTATGGCGGGCTGGAAAATTCGAATGATCCTGCTTCAATAACGCTGGATAGCCTGTCGGCCCAGCTGGCAGCCGTGTTTCCCAAACATGCCAATGGTGGTGTTACCTATAAATACGATATCTATTCCAGCCTTGATCATATGGATACGCAATTACCCACCTTCATTAAAGGGATGCAATGGGTGTTTGCCCCTTGA
- a CDS encoding thioredoxin family protein, with amino-acid sequence MTNAVNKTPEVGAITLLQFYAAWCYPCKMMMPVIASIQRKKYDWLNVQQIDIDAQETVADSYHVRAVPTFVALKDNKEVWRSSGVLPEHTLIETLSMLK; translated from the coding sequence ATGACAAATGCAGTAAACAAAACGCCGGAGGTGGGAGCCATTACACTATTACAATTTTATGCAGCATGGTGTTATCCGTGTAAAATGATGATGCCGGTAATAGCATCTATACAACGGAAAAAATATGATTGGCTGAATGTTCAGCAGATTGATATTGATGCACAGGAGACAGTAGCAGACAGCTATCATGTCAGGGCTGTACCTACTTTTGTAGCCCTTAAAGATAACAAAGAGGTATGGAGGAGTTCCGGTGTATTACCGGAACATACTTTGATCGAAACATTATCCATGTTAAAATAG
- a CDS encoding GNAT family N-acetyltransferase: MRVISVRENPEYKDKTIGYLQRSWPEVYPVIYEDSVTHSLTSRNPLPQWYLLELDGMIIGCAGLITNDFISRVDLYPWVCAIYVDEHHRGKGYGALLLEKAKEDTAKAGFTHLYLSTDHVGYYEKYGFTYIGQGYHPWEEESRIYEIRVKGVE; the protein is encoded by the coding sequence ATGAGAGTTATATCAGTAAGGGAAAACCCGGAATATAAGGATAAGACTATCGGATATCTGCAACGCAGTTGGCCGGAAGTATATCCTGTGATATACGAGGATAGTGTAACCCATAGTCTTACCAGCCGCAATCCATTGCCGCAATGGTATCTGCTGGAGCTGGACGGGATGATTATTGGTTGTGCCGGATTGATCACAAATGATTTTATCAGCCGGGTAGATCTGTATCCCTGGGTGTGTGCGATATATGTTGATGAACACCACAGAGGCAAAGGGTATGGCGCTTTGCTACTGGAAAAAGCGAAGGAAGATACTGCAAAAGCTGGTTTTACCCATTTATACCTCTCCACAGATCATGTGGGTTATTATGAAAAATATGGGTTCACGTATATTGGACAAGGTTATCATCCCTGGGAGGAAGAGTCCCGCATATATGAGATTCGTGTGAAGGGAGTTGAATAA